From Chryseotalea sp. WA131a:
CAATGAATTTAAAGAGCGCCATCCCAATGCTGAGATATTATTTGTAGGTGCGCAAGGTAAAATGGAAATGACAAAAGTTCCGGAGGCGGGCTACAAAATAATTGGGCTTTGGATAAGTGGTATTCAACGCAGGCTTACGCTTTCGAATTTGTCGTTCCCTTTCAAATTGATTTCGAGTTACATCAAGGCAGGAAATATTGTCAAGAAGTTTCAGCCTGATGCGGTGATCGGTACAGGCGGATATGCAAGCGGCCCTGTTATGTTGGCTGCTACAAAAAATAATATCCCATCCCTAATACAGGAACAAAATTCGTATGCGGGATTGACCAACAAACAATTGAGCGATAAAGTGGCGAAGGTTTGTGTAGCGTATGCGGGAATGGAAAATTATTTCCCGAAGAAAAAAATTGTATTCACGGGAAATCCTGTTCGCAAAGACATCTTTCGATTGGAAGAAAAGAGAGAACGAGCTTTGAGCCATTTTGCTTTCAGTTCGTCAGAGCGCACACTGTTGATTATTGGGGGAAGTTTAGGTGCGCGCACCATCAACGAAAGTATTTTAGCGGGCATTGATAAGTTAATTGATGCGCGTGTGCAGGTGATTTGGCAAACCGGAAAAATTTATTTTGATAACATCAAACAACAAATTGAAACGAAAGACCTACGAAGAATTCGTGTGTTTGACTTTTTAAAGCAAATGGATTTTGCTTACGCTGCCGCGGATGTGGTGGTTGCGAGAGCAGGTGCGCTGTCAATTTCGGAATTGTGCTTGGCGAAGAAACCGTGCATTCTCGTGCCATCGCCTAACGTGGCCGAAGACCATCAAACAAAAAACGCGATGGCCTTGGTGAACGAACAGGCGGCCGTGTTGGTAAAAGATGTTGACGCAAGCAAACTATTGGTGAGTGAAGCATTGAAGCTTGTGTATGACGAAAGCCGTTGTGAAAAACTTTCTAAAAACATTTCACCCATGGGCAAGCCAAATGCAACGAAGGATATAGTGGATGAAATTGAGAAGATGTTAGGTATTCGAAATGAAGAGAACAAAGTAAACCATGCGATTGGAGCAATACGATAGCGTTTATTTTTTGGGCATTGGCGGCATTGGCATGAGTGCGATTGCGCGCTGGTTCAAGCACAAGGGTTTGCGCGTGGCCGGCTACGACCGCACGCCTACACCGCTTACGCATGAGTTGATTGAGGAGGGAATGGAAATTCATTTTGATGATAAAGTGGAGTTGATGCCAGGTTATATCAGCAAGGAAAAAACATTGGTGGTGTTTACGCCAGCGATTCCAAAGAATCACGTAGAGCACGCTTATTTGAAAGAACAAGGCTACATAATTTTGAAACGAAGCGAGGTGCTCGGCTTGCTCACAAAAAATTATAAAACGATTGCCGTTGCCGGAACGCATGGTAAAACCACCACCTCTTCATTGATTGCACACATCCTAAAAACCGCGAAAGTAAACATGGTTGGATTCTTAGGTGGCATTACTACCAACTACGAATCGAATTTGGTGATGGAAGGCGAAGTGAATAAAGATACGTGGGTAGTGGTAGAAGCAGACGAGTTTGACCGCTCCTTCTTGCGATTGTTTCCGCAGATAGCTGTGGTGACCTCTGCCGATGCTGACCACTTGGATATTTATGGTGATCACGCGAGTATGCTTACTTCGTTCAAAGATTTTATCAAACAGATTAACGCAGGTGGCAATTTAGTGATTCATGAGTCGGTGGCTTCGTTGGCCAATGGTGTGAACATTGTAAAAGAAACGTATGGCATGAGCCGGGGACAGTTTTTTGCCGGCAATATTACTTCGAGCAATCGAGGATTTTTTGAATTCGATTTTCACGGCTATGCTGCGAAGATGGAGAAAATTCAGCTCGGTGTCCCTGGTTTTCATAACATGGAGAATGCGATGGCGGCCATCATCGTATCCAAGAAATTGGGTATAGAAGATAAAATTATTCGAGAGGCGCTATTATCGTTTAAAGGTGTGAAGCGCAGATTTGAGTACATCATCAAACAAAACAATTTGGTGTACATCGATGATTATGCGCATCACCCCACGGAGATCGAAGCATTTCTAAAATCGTTAAAGTCGATGTATGCTGGTAAAAAAGTGACAGTTGTTTTTCAACCTCACTTGTTTACGCGAACGCGCGATTTTGCTGAAGGATTTTCGAAGAGCCTTAGTTTGGCCGATGAAGTATTGTTGATGGACATTTACCCGGCACGAGAGGAGCCGATACCGGGAGTAACATCAGACATGTTGCTTAAAGACATTACCAGCAATGTAAAAGTGAGGTGCGGAAAAAGTGATGTGATGCAAAAACTGGAAGACATGGAAGTGGAAGTGCTGGCAACCGTAGGGGCGGGAGACATTGATACGTTTGTGAAGCCGATTAAGGAGATGTTGCTTAAGAAATTAGCCAATTAATTGATTTGAAAATTTGAAAATTAAAAACAGACTATAATTAAACAGTTCTTAGTCTTGCACTAAAGAAGAAGTTAAACCCGAAAATAAGTAAAGTAAGGAATGGGGTCAAAATTCAACATACGAAAAGAGATAAAGATAGGCATGGTGCTAGTGGGTCTTTCCTTTTTGATTGCGTTTGCAGAACGTAAGCAGGGAGGGTCTGTATGCAAGAATATTTCGGTAGAGATTAATAACCTGAACGAAAATCACTTTTTGGATGAAGCCGATGTATTGCAATTGGTAGAAGGAAGTGGCGAGACGATTAAAGGTATTGGCATCGACCGCATCAATCTAAAGCAGATTGAAAAGAAGTTGAAATACGACAAACATATTTTGGATGCTGAATTGTTTGGCGACCTGAAGGGAAATTTGATTGTGAACGTTGAGTTGCGCAGACCGATTGCCCGCATAGTGCAAAAAGATGCACCTGATGCCTACATCGCGAAGGATGGTGTAATCATGCCCGTGTCGGAAAAATATACTTCACGCGTGGTATTGATAAGTGGTTATGTGAAGCCATTGTTGGAAAGTGAAGATTTGAACAAGACCGAAGAGGGAAAGCAATTGATGGAAATGATTGAATACGTAAACGCAGATAGATTTTGGAGTGCACAAGTTGCGCAGTTGGACATTGAGCGTGATGGTAAGATTAACATTTTTCCCCAAGTAACAGGTCAACGGGTAGAGTTTGGCCGAGCCGAGAACATTGAAACGAAGTTTAAGAAATTGATGATTTTTTATAAAGAAATTTTGCCCATACGCGGCTGGACGAAATACGAGCGGGTGAATTTAGAATACGAAGGGCAAGTAATTGCAGAGTAATTTGAAAATGAGTCGATTTGAAAATTTGAAAATAAAATCGAGGCACGAACTAAATGAGGACACTGAACAGCTTATGGCTTGAGGCATGCGGCTTGTAGCCATAATAGAAAGAACAGAATTAGAAGTTAAAGAAATAAATCAATAGATAAACTAACAATAAAGAAAATGGAAAACGATAAAATAGTAGTAGGCCTTGACATTGGTACCACAAAAATTTGTGCCATCGTGGGTCGTCAAAATGAGTTCGGAAAATTGGAAGTGCTAGGCATGGGCAAAGCCGAATCAGAAGGCGTTATAAAAGGGATTGTCACCAATATCGACAAAACCGTTTTCGCCATTGAGAAGGCGGTGAAAGAAGCCAGCGAAATGAGCGGCATCGACATTGGTGTTGTCAATGTGGGTATTGCGGGCCAGCATATTCGTAGCTCTATTCATCACGGCAGCATTACGCGCTCCTCAAATGATGACGAGGTGAGCATTGAAGATGTGAACCGGTTGACCGAAGACATGTATCGCATCGTCATTCCACCCGGCAGTGAAATCATTCACGTGATGCCACAAGACTATACCGTGGATTACGAAGAAGGAATCAAAGACCCCGTGGGCATGAGCGGTGTGAAGTTGGAAGCGGATTTCCATATTATTACGGCACAGACCAGCGCCATCAACAACATTAACAAATGTGTTCGCAGAGCAGGGTTGGAAATTCAAGATTTGATTTTGGAACCACTGGCATCGAGCATTGCGGTGTTGAGCGAAGATGAAAAAGAAGCAGGTGTTTGCTTAATAGACATTGGTGGAGGAACAACTGACATTGCAATTTTTCATGATAGCATCATTCGCCACACGGCTGTAATTCCTTTCGGTGGAAATATTTTGACCACTGATATTCAACATGGGTTGATGGTGATGGCGAAACAAGCCGAGCAGTTGAAAACACGGTTCGGTAAGGCAATTGCTGAAGAGGCAAGCCCAAATGAAATCGTTTCAATTCCCGGAATCAGAAATAGAACGGCCAAAGAGATTTCGGTGAAGAACTTGGCGAGCATCATTCAAGCAAGAATGGAAGAAGTGATTGAGATGGCACACGCTGAAATCATCAGTTCTGGATATGAGAACAGATTGGCGGGTGGCATTGTGATTACAGGAGGTGGCTCTCAGTTGAATTCGTTAAAACAATTGGTAGAATACATGACGGGCATGGATGCGCGCATTGGCTACCCGAATGAACACTTGGGCAAGAGTAAATTGGAAGTGGTGAAAAGCCCGATGTATGCAACGTCTGTTGGCTTGGTGTTGTCAGGATTCCGTTCGTTGGATGAGCGCGAAGACCGCTATAAAGAAGCGAAGGCAGAAAGCAAAAGCAATCAGAAAACGGTGAAAGTGAAGAAAGTAAATCCAGCTTCTGATTTCTTCTCAAACATTTTGAACAAGACGAAGGGATTGTTGATTGATGATTTGGGGGACAAAAATGAGTACTGATTTGAAAATGAGACGATTTGAAAATTTGAAAATGAAAAGAGCCTCAAGCAATATACCAGCTTCAAACTGTT
This genomic window contains:
- the murG gene encoding undecaprenyldiphospho-muramoylpentapeptide beta-N-acetylglucosaminyltransferase — translated: MTPTKPYRLIISGGGTGGHIFPALAIANEFKERHPNAEILFVGAQGKMEMTKVPEAGYKIIGLWISGIQRRLTLSNLSFPFKLISSYIKAGNIVKKFQPDAVIGTGGYASGPVMLAATKNNIPSLIQEQNSYAGLTNKQLSDKVAKVCVAYAGMENYFPKKKIVFTGNPVRKDIFRLEEKRERALSHFAFSSSERTLLIIGGSLGARTINESILAGIDKLIDARVQVIWQTGKIYFDNIKQQIETKDLRRIRVFDFLKQMDFAYAAADVVVARAGALSISELCLAKKPCILVPSPNVAEDHQTKNAMALVNEQAAVLVKDVDASKLLVSEALKLVYDESRCEKLSKNISPMGKPNATKDIVDEIEKMLGIRNEENKVNHAIGAIR
- a CDS encoding cell division protein FtsQ; this translates as MGSKFNIRKEIKIGMVLVGLSFLIAFAERKQGGSVCKNISVEINNLNENHFLDEADVLQLVEGSGETIKGIGIDRINLKQIEKKLKYDKHILDAELFGDLKGNLIVNVELRRPIARIVQKDAPDAYIAKDGVIMPVSEKYTSRVVLISGYVKPLLESEDLNKTEEGKQLMEMIEYVNADRFWSAQVAQLDIERDGKINIFPQVTGQRVEFGRAENIETKFKKLMIFYKEILPIRGWTKYERVNLEYEGQVIAE
- a CDS encoding UDP-N-acetylmuramate--L-alanine ligase, which produces MRLEQYDSVYFLGIGGIGMSAIARWFKHKGLRVAGYDRTPTPLTHELIEEGMEIHFDDKVELMPGYISKEKTLVVFTPAIPKNHVEHAYLKEQGYIILKRSEVLGLLTKNYKTIAVAGTHGKTTTSSLIAHILKTAKVNMVGFLGGITTNYESNLVMEGEVNKDTWVVVEADEFDRSFLRLFPQIAVVTSADADHLDIYGDHASMLTSFKDFIKQINAGGNLVIHESVASLANGVNIVKETYGMSRGQFFAGNITSSNRGFFEFDFHGYAAKMEKIQLGVPGFHNMENAMAAIIVSKKLGIEDKIIREALLSFKGVKRRFEYIIKQNNLVYIDDYAHHPTEIEAFLKSLKSMYAGKKVTVVFQPHLFTRTRDFAEGFSKSLSLADEVLLMDIYPAREEPIPGVTSDMLLKDITSNVKVRCGKSDVMQKLEDMEVEVLATVGAGDIDTFVKPIKEMLLKKLAN
- the ftsA gene encoding cell division protein FtsA, which produces MENDKIVVGLDIGTTKICAIVGRQNEFGKLEVLGMGKAESEGVIKGIVTNIDKTVFAIEKAVKEASEMSGIDIGVVNVGIAGQHIRSSIHHGSITRSSNDDEVSIEDVNRLTEDMYRIVIPPGSEIIHVMPQDYTVDYEEGIKDPVGMSGVKLEADFHIITAQTSAINNINKCVRRAGLEIQDLILEPLASSIAVLSEDEKEAGVCLIDIGGGTTDIAIFHDSIIRHTAVIPFGGNILTTDIQHGLMVMAKQAEQLKTRFGKAIAEEASPNEIVSIPGIRNRTAKEISVKNLASIIQARMEEVIEMAHAEIISSGYENRLAGGIVITGGGSQLNSLKQLVEYMTGMDARIGYPNEHLGKSKLEVVKSPMYATSVGLVLSGFRSLDEREDRYKEAKAESKSNQKTVKVKKVNPASDFFSNILNKTKGLLIDDLGDKNEY